The nucleotide sequence GCTGCACCTTGTCATAGTGGTAGGCAATGTCGGGCGCGAAATAGGTCCATGATCCGTCGGATTTCTGCACAGGCCGATCCACATCGTCACCATGCGCGGTGGATTTGAACAACGTCTGTTCGCGCGGCTCCCAATCCTCGGGCATTTTGCCCTTGGGCGGTTCCAAAACCCCCCGATATATCAGACCTTTCTCATCAAGCTCAGCAATCGCTTTTTCGATCAAACCCGTCCCATAGAGCGACTTTTCGCTAAAGAAGTTATCCATGGTGACGCCAAGCTGGGCGAGATCTTCGCGGATCAGATCCATCATCGCTTCGGTCGCGAATTCACGGATATCGTCCAGCCAAAACTGTTCGCCTTTGTCGATGTAGGCATCGCCAACCTTGGCCTTCAGCGCTGCGCCGACAGGCTTCAGATAGTCGCCCGGATAAGTCCCGTCCGGGAACGCAACTTCCTGCCCATGGGCCTCCAGATACCGCAGATACACCGACCGTGCGAGCACATCGACCTGCGCGCCACCATCGTTGATGTAGTATTCCTTGGTGACGTCAAAGCCTGCGTAATCCAGCAACCGCGCCAGCGCGTCACCAAAGACAGCACCCCGGGTATGGCCCACATGCAGCGGACCGGTTGGATTGGCCGAAACATATTCGACCATCATCTTTTGGCCCTGCCCCAAAGTGGACTGGCCATAAGTTGGATCAGACAGGGCAGCCTTCACAACGCCCTGCCACACCTCAGGCACCAACCGCATATTCAAAAACCCCGGCCCAGCGACCTCGGCCATAGCCACCCGCGGATCATCCTGCAGATTGGCCGCCAGCGCCTCGGCAATCGCCCGTGGATTCATCTTTGCAGGCTTGGCCAGCACCATCGCTGCATTCGTCGCCATATCCCCGTGCGACGCATCGCGCGGCGGCTCAACCGAGACGGCAGCGGTTGCAAGGCCCTCTGGCAAGGTGCCCGCGGTGACCAATTGGTCAAGACAGTCCAGCACAAGGGCGCGAATATCGGCGAAAAGGTTCATCGGTCATCCAGATTTGCGTGTCCGGGGTGGTTTACCACCCTGAGGCAGGGTCGCAAGTGGGCATCGCGTCTCTAGCCGTCCGTCGCAGATCGGATGATATCGGCCATCTGCAAGCCGATCAGGCGGCTGCCAAGGGGCGATGGGTGGATGAGGTCAGGGTCATAGTGACCATTGTTGGTGGGATCGATGACGGCATCGGCAGGGGCATAGTAGACGCCGGTTGTCCGCGCGGCATAGGCCGCGAGCCGGTCATTCAGTGTCGTGAAATCGGCCTCGCATCCTGCGAATTCGCCCCCAACGATGGGGGCCATGTAGTAGCCCATCACGATGATCTGCGGGCCATCACTGCGGACGCTGTCAAAGAACCTCGGCATCGCACCGCCTTGCAGGTCAGCGTCAATAAGTTGGTCCAGAACTGGCTGTGCGCGCGGGGTGCCGCAAACATCGCCCAGATCGTTCGCGCCGCCATCCATCACAACCCATTCCCAGCGGCCAGGCTGATACTGCTGGGGAATGCTGTCCTGATCTGCCAGAAATTCCGCGCCGGGAATGGCAGCATTTATCACATCGAGATCGCGCTCACCCGCAATAACATCCGCCACCGATTGCTCCGCGTCGATGTTCCACCAGATAATACTGTCACCGATGGCGAGGATATCTGCCTCTGGGGAGTTCTCATCGTTGCACGCAAAAAGCGCGAGGGCTGATACTACAAGAACGATATGCTTCATGGCAGACACGGTTACCTACAAAAACGCATCAAGCAAGTTACGTTTGTGTCAGCTTAGTTCCCATCAATGACGCCTGCCGGGATATCTTCACCGCCTATGAGGCGCTTATGTTCTTGAATGGCAAAGCGGTCGGTCATCCCGGCGATGTAATCCGCAACAATCCGCGCCAACGCGGTTTTATCCGGCGCATCCGCCACATCCTTGCGCCACTGCTTGGGCAATTCATCCGTGTTTTCCATGAAGAACGGAAACAAATCGTCGATCATCTTGGTCACAACTACCCGCATGTCGATCACCGCCGGTGCACGGTACATGCGGGTGAACAGGAATTGACGGATGACTTTCAGATCGCTCCACAATTCCGGCGAAAACTGCACCATCATGCGCCCCGCATGGCGGATGTCATGTACCGTGGCTGGGGCC is from Yoonia sp. GPGPB17 and encodes:
- the argS gene encoding arginine--tRNA ligase, which produces MNLFADIRALVLDCLDQLVTAGTLPEGLATAAVSVEPPRDASHGDMATNAAMVLAKPAKMNPRAIAEALAANLQDDPRVAMAEVAGPGFLNMRLVPEVWQGVVKAALSDPTYGQSTLGQGQKMMVEYVSANPTGPLHVGHTRGAVFGDALARLLDYAGFDVTKEYYINDGGAQVDVLARSVYLRYLEAHGQEVAFPDGTYPGDYLKPVGAALKAKVGDAYIDKGEQFWLDDIREFATEAMMDLIREDLAQLGVTMDNFFSEKSLYGTGLIEKAIAELDEKGLIYRGVLEPPKGKMPEDWEPREQTLFKSTAHGDDVDRPVQKSDGSWTYFAPDIAYHYDKVQRGFDQLIDVFGADHGGYVKRMKAAVSALSDGQVPLDVKLTQLVKLYKNGEPFKMSKRAGTFVTLRDVVDQVGANVTRFHMLTRKNDAPLDFDFDKVLEQSKDNPVFYVNYAYARVNSAVSKAGAFADVSDTALAGIDLSGLTHDAELTLIKKLAEWPRLVEIAARGHEPHRIAFYLYDLASDFHALYHQGNADEALRFVQEGDSETTQAKIALIRAVAIVILHGLGILGVTPAEEMR
- a CDS encoding SGNH/GDSL hydrolase family protein, yielding MKHIVLVVSALALFACNDENSPEADILAIGDSIIWWNIDAEQSVADVIAGERDLDVINAAIPGAEFLADQDSIPQQYQPGRWEWVVMDGGANDLGDVCGTPRAQPVLDQLIDADLQGGAMPRFFDSVRSDGPQIIVMGYYMAPIVGGEFAGCEADFTTLNDRLAAYAARTTGVYYAPADAVIDPTNNGHYDPDLIHPSPLGSRLIGLQMADIIRSATDG